A genomic segment from Blastococcus sp. PRF04-17 encodes:
- a CDS encoding ABC transporter permease has protein sequence MTRLVHAEWTKLFTTKVWLGLLLGACVMVAAFAVFFTAFAGNPEAGIPEVGTPLYEQLALSTAANANILFLILGIIGMTQEYRHRTATPTFLTSPRRGSVVVSKLVAYALVGALFGLVVVAVNYLTVLIHAGALGAAPALDGDNLNTLFRSLVALTIYAVIGVGIGALLRNQVGAIVGGLVYLFVVEPIIRSVPATSVAYKWMPGGALEALTATFQGPDVLDAWQGGLLLVAYGLVAALLGYFLAVRRDVV, from the coding sequence ATGACCCGCCTGGTTCACGCGGAATGGACCAAGCTGTTCACCACGAAGGTCTGGCTCGGCCTGCTGCTCGGCGCCTGCGTGATGGTCGCCGCGTTCGCGGTCTTCTTCACCGCCTTCGCCGGCAACCCCGAGGCGGGGATCCCCGAGGTCGGCACGCCGCTCTACGAGCAGCTGGCGCTGTCGACCGCCGCGAACGCCAACATCCTGTTCCTGATCCTCGGCATCATCGGGATGACGCAGGAGTACCGGCACCGGACGGCCACGCCGACCTTCCTGACCAGCCCACGGCGGGGCTCGGTCGTCGTCAGCAAGCTGGTGGCCTACGCGCTCGTCGGGGCCCTGTTCGGCCTGGTCGTCGTGGCCGTGAACTACCTGACGGTGCTGATCCACGCCGGCGCTCTCGGCGCGGCACCCGCGCTCGACGGCGACAACCTCAACACGCTGTTCCGGTCCCTCGTGGCGCTGACCATCTACGCGGTCATCGGCGTGGGCATCGGCGCGCTGCTGCGCAACCAGGTGGGTGCGATCGTCGGCGGGCTGGTCTACCTGTTCGTCGTCGAGCCGATCATCCGGTCGGTGCCGGCCACCTCGGTCGCCTACAAGTGGATGCCCGGGGGCGCCCTCGAGGCGCTGACCGCCACGTTCCAGGGACCCGACGTCCTCGACGCCTGGCAGGGCGGCCTGCTGCTGGTGGCCTACGGGCTCGTGGCGGCCCTCCTCGGCTACTTCCTCGCGGTGCGGCGCGACGTCGTCTGA
- a CDS encoding ABC transporter ATP-binding protein, with product MPTARRHDEERTISTGSTAAVAPVRVEVRGLSKSFGPVRAVSDLSFTVEPGSVTGFLGPNGAGKTTTLRMVLGLIRPDVGTATFDGAPYASLPHPVRTAGAVLETAFHPARSGRNHLRVYCRAAGLPLSRADEVLVQVGLADAGRRRAGGYSLGMRQRLALATALLGDPSVLVLDEPANGLDPEGIQWLRGFLRHLAHDQGRTVLVSSHLLSEVEQTVDRVVIVGAGRLVREGSIAELRSGAHGAGTVLVRSPELTRLADVLRAGGQQAAHEDGALAVTGSTPADVGRRAFAAGIELHELRARTSGLEEIYFQLTAGQEQFAAPSPGTTPEGASR from the coding sequence GTGCCGACAGCCCGCCGCCACGACGAGGAGCGCACCATTTCCACCGGAAGCACCGCCGCGGTCGCCCCGGTCCGGGTAGAGGTCCGCGGACTCAGCAAGTCCTTCGGACCGGTCCGGGCCGTCTCCGATCTGAGCTTCACCGTCGAGCCGGGGTCGGTCACCGGGTTCCTCGGCCCGAACGGCGCCGGCAAGACGACGACGCTGCGCATGGTCCTGGGGCTCATCCGTCCCGACGTCGGGACGGCCACGTTCGACGGCGCGCCGTACGCGTCGCTGCCCCATCCGGTGCGCACCGCCGGCGCCGTCCTCGAGACCGCCTTCCACCCGGCGCGATCGGGGCGCAACCACCTGCGCGTCTACTGCCGCGCCGCCGGGCTGCCGCTCTCCCGCGCCGACGAAGTGCTGGTCCAGGTCGGTCTGGCCGACGCCGGTCGCCGGCGCGCCGGCGGCTACTCCCTCGGCATGCGGCAGCGCCTGGCACTGGCCACCGCACTGCTCGGCGACCCCAGCGTCCTCGTCCTCGACGAGCCGGCCAACGGGCTGGACCCGGAGGGCATCCAGTGGCTGCGCGGGTTCCTCCGTCACCTCGCCCACGACCAGGGACGCACCGTCCTGGTCTCCAGCCACCTGCTGTCCGAGGTGGAGCAGACCGTCGACCGCGTGGTCATCGTCGGCGCCGGCCGGCTGGTCCGCGAAGGGTCGATCGCCGAGCTGCGCTCGGGGGCGCACGGCGCGGGAACGGTGCTGGTCCGCAGTCCGGAGCTGACGCGTCTCGCCGACGTCCTCAGGGCAGGGGGTCAGCAGGCGGCCCACGAGGACGGCGCCCTCGCCGTGACCGGCTCGACCCCGGCCGACGTGGGCCGGCGCGCTTTCGCCGCCGGGATCGAACTGCACGAGCTGCGGGCGCGGACCAGCGGCCTCGAGGAGATCTACTTCCAGCTCACGGCGGGCCAGGAGCAGTTCGCCGCTCCGTCGCCCGGCACGACCCCCGAGGGAGCTTCCCGATGA
- a CDS encoding universal stress protein, with protein MNDSANTYRTVVVGTDGSESSLRAVARAGAIAGATGATLVIVCAYLPTEADDRELARAQDTLREDAYQVVGSHPAEDTVRTAAERAGAAGAGDVKTLAVEGSPVEVLLDTVQRQSADLLVVGNRGLAGIKGRLLGSVPADATRRSTCDVLVVHTTG; from the coding sequence GTGAACGACAGCGCGAACACGTACCGCACGGTCGTCGTCGGCACCGATGGTTCCGAGTCCTCGCTGCGCGCGGTCGCCCGCGCCGGTGCGATCGCCGGGGCGACCGGGGCCACGCTGGTCATCGTCTGCGCCTACCTGCCGACCGAGGCCGACGACCGGGAGCTCGCCCGCGCCCAGGACACCCTGCGCGAGGACGCCTACCAGGTCGTCGGGTCCCACCCGGCCGAGGACACCGTGCGCACCGCCGCCGAACGGGCCGGCGCGGCGGGTGCGGGCGACGTGAAGACCCTCGCCGTCGAGGGCTCACCGGTGGAGGTGCTGCTCGACACGGTGCAGCGCCAGAGCGCGGACCTGCTGGTCGTGGGCAACCGCGGGCTCGCCGGCATCAAGGGCCGGCTGCTCGGCTCGGTGCCCGCCGACGCCACGCGGCGCTCCACCTGCGACGTCCTCGTCGTGCACACCACCGGCTGA
- a CDS encoding adenylate/guanylate cyclase domain-containing protein, which yields MSEPGQDPAAAAREALERLLLDGPRRYTRLQVAERAGMPPQRTQRLWRALGFPDAADDDPAFTDADLQALGVLSELIDSGFVDAETEASIARAMGQALSRLADWQADMLAHALTRTGPDGERRPASPDEAVAVARELLPKMRDIQHYVWRRHLAANADRLLATAAGQGDRRELAVGFADLVGYTSRSRGMGGRELGAMVEDFEAIATEVIAQRRARVVKTVGDGVLFTAASAVDAVEIGLRLPEAWDTEERPPLRVGAAFGTVLTRLGDVYSPVVNMASRLTSLARPGTVLVDRVLADQVRDLPEYRVRPLRRVSVRGYDHLQPWLVRRGKYVEDADDGHVFDDADEPGDHEKER from the coding sequence ATGAGCGAACCGGGGCAGGACCCGGCCGCCGCCGCCCGGGAGGCGCTCGAGCGGCTGCTGCTCGACGGGCCGCGCCGCTACACCCGGCTGCAGGTCGCCGAGCGGGCCGGCATGCCGCCGCAGCGCACCCAGCGGCTCTGGCGGGCGCTGGGCTTCCCCGACGCCGCGGACGACGACCCCGCCTTCACCGACGCCGACCTGCAGGCGCTCGGCGTCCTGTCCGAGCTCATCGACTCGGGGTTCGTCGACGCCGAGACCGAGGCGTCCATCGCCCGGGCCATGGGTCAGGCGCTGTCCCGGCTGGCCGACTGGCAGGCCGACATGCTGGCCCACGCCCTGACCCGCACCGGCCCGGACGGCGAGCGCCGCCCCGCCTCGCCGGACGAGGCGGTCGCCGTCGCGCGGGAGCTCCTGCCCAAGATGCGCGACATCCAGCACTACGTGTGGCGCCGCCACCTGGCCGCCAACGCCGACCGGCTGCTGGCGACGGCGGCGGGGCAGGGTGACCGGCGCGAGCTGGCCGTGGGGTTCGCCGACCTGGTCGGCTACACCTCGCGCAGCCGCGGGATGGGCGGGCGCGAGCTCGGGGCCATGGTCGAGGACTTCGAGGCCATCGCGACGGAGGTCATCGCCCAGCGCCGGGCCCGGGTGGTCAAGACGGTGGGGGACGGCGTCCTCTTCACGGCCGCCTCCGCCGTGGACGCCGTCGAGATCGGGCTGCGCCTGCCCGAGGCCTGGGACACCGAGGAGCGGCCGCCGCTGCGCGTCGGGGCTGCGTTCGGCACCGTGCTGACCCGGCTCGGCGACGTGTACTCCCCGGTGGTGAACATGGCCAGCCGGCTGACCTCGCTCGCCCGGCCGGGGACGGTGCTCGTCGACCGCGTGCTCGCCGACCAGGTGCGGGACCTGCCCGAGTACCGGGTCCGGCCGCTGCGCCGGGTGTCCGTGCGCGGCTACGACCACCTGCAGCCCTGGCTGGTGCGCCGCGGCAAGTACGTCGAGGACGCCGACGACGGGCACGTCTTCGACGACGCCGACGAACCGGGGGACCACGAAAAGGAACGGTGA
- a CDS encoding ABC-F family ATP-binding cassette domain-containing protein: MSATLVARGLAAGHGARVLFSDLDLVVAPRDVVGLVGVNGAGKSTLLRTLAGELPPEEGTVVVSPPTATLGYLPQEHERRPGETVLAAIARRTGVADAQAALDTATEDLSAGRAGADDAYGRALEQWLTLGGADLEERAEEVVADVAPGVGLDALMTGLSGGQAARVGLATLLLSRYDVLLLDEPTNDLDLTGLDQLERFVAGARTGIVVVSHDREFLARTVTRVVELDLAQQLVRVHDGGYEAYLVEREVARRHAREEFEEYAGTKSGLEARARMQRNWMAKGVRDAVKKSKDPDKHIKAHNRASAEKQAAKAKQTERLIERLEVVEEPRKEWELRMEIAAAPRAGAVVATLRDAVVRRGAFTLGPVHLQVDWGDRLAITGANGSGKSTLLAALLGRVPLDEGTASLGPSVRIGEIDQARQRFLGPERLLDAFGAEVPDWPTAEVRTLLAKFGLTAEHVLRAAETLSPGERTRAGLALLQARGVNVLVLDEPTNHLDLPAIEQLEQALAGYPGTLLLVTHDRRMLDAVHTTRRLQVDAGGVSEG, translated from the coding sequence ATGAGCGCCACCCTCGTCGCGCGCGGCCTGGCCGCCGGCCACGGCGCCCGCGTCCTCTTCTCCGATCTCGACCTCGTCGTCGCTCCTCGCGACGTCGTCGGGCTGGTCGGCGTCAACGGCGCCGGCAAGTCGACCCTGCTGCGCACGCTCGCCGGTGAGCTGCCGCCCGAGGAAGGCACCGTCGTCGTCAGCCCGCCCACGGCGACGCTGGGTTACCTGCCGCAGGAGCACGAGCGTCGCCCCGGCGAGACGGTGCTCGCCGCGATCGCCCGGCGGACCGGCGTCGCCGACGCGCAAGCCGCACTGGACACCGCGACCGAGGACCTCAGCGCCGGCCGCGCCGGCGCCGACGACGCGTACGGGCGCGCCCTGGAGCAGTGGCTGACCCTCGGGGGCGCCGATCTGGAGGAGCGCGCCGAGGAGGTCGTCGCCGACGTGGCGCCGGGCGTCGGGCTGGATGCGCTGATGACCGGGTTGTCCGGCGGGCAGGCGGCCCGCGTGGGCCTCGCCACCCTGCTGCTGTCGCGCTACGACGTCCTGCTCCTGGACGAGCCGACCAACGACCTCGACCTCACCGGGCTCGACCAACTGGAGCGCTTCGTGGCCGGCGCCCGCACCGGCATCGTCGTGGTCAGCCACGACCGCGAGTTCCTCGCCCGCACGGTGACCCGCGTGGTCGAGCTGGACCTGGCCCAGCAGCTCGTCCGGGTGCACGACGGCGGCTACGAGGCCTACCTCGTCGAGCGCGAGGTCGCCCGGCGGCACGCACGCGAGGAGTTCGAGGAGTACGCCGGGACGAAGTCCGGGCTGGAGGCCCGGGCGCGGATGCAGCGCAACTGGATGGCCAAGGGTGTCCGTGACGCGGTCAAGAAGTCGAAGGACCCGGACAAGCACATCAAGGCGCACAACCGGGCGTCCGCGGAGAAGCAGGCTGCCAAGGCCAAGCAGACCGAGCGCCTCATCGAGCGGCTCGAGGTCGTCGAGGAGCCCCGCAAGGAGTGGGAGCTCCGCATGGAGATCGCGGCCGCTCCACGGGCCGGCGCGGTCGTGGCGACCCTCCGCGACGCCGTCGTCCGCCGCGGCGCGTTCACGCTCGGGCCGGTGCACCTGCAGGTGGACTGGGGCGACCGGCTGGCGATCACCGGCGCCAACGGGTCGGGCAAGTCGACCTTGCTGGCGGCCCTGCTCGGCCGGGTGCCGCTCGACGAGGGCACGGCGTCGCTCGGCCCGTCGGTGCGGATCGGCGAGATCGACCAGGCGCGGCAGCGCTTCCTCGGGCCCGAGCGGCTGCTCGACGCCTTCGGGGCCGAGGTGCCCGACTGGCCGACCGCCGAGGTGCGCACCCTGCTGGCCAAGTTCGGGCTGACCGCCGAGCACGTGCTCCGGGCCGCCGAGACGCTGTCACCGGGGGAGCGCACCCGCGCGGGCCTCGCGCTGCTCCAGGCACGCGGTGTCAACGTGCTGGTGCTCGACGAGCCGACCAACCACCTCGACCTCCCGGCGATCGAGCAACTGGAGCAGGCGCTGGCCGGCTACCCGGGCACGCTGCTGCTGGTCACCCACGACCGCCGGATGCTCGACGCGGTGCACACCACCCGCCGGCTGCAGGTGGACGCCGGAGGCGTCTCCGAGGGCTGA
- a CDS encoding methyltransferase domain-containing protein, whose product MSAIFEHTTSSDVYARYSELDAATVRSLADRLEIRAADPRQQRLWSEFLAGAPAFGGGRVLEIGCGTGVITALIAGLPGVGEVVGVDPVPYFVERARARLPDVRFEVADGRGLPFGDESFDGVVFSTTLCHIPGPERALAEAHRVLRTGGHLLVYDGDYATTTVATSDVDPLQTCAATAVRTLVHDPWLVRRLPALLREAGFSPEELRSHGHLELTAPTYMLSLIDLGADTLVARGTLAPASGEAFKAEARGRVAAGRFFGHIAYASVRAERR is encoded by the coding sequence ATGAGCGCGATCTTCGAGCACACCACGTCCAGCGACGTGTACGCGCGGTACTCCGAGCTCGACGCGGCCACGGTGCGCTCGCTGGCCGACCGCCTCGAGATCCGCGCGGCCGACCCGCGGCAGCAGCGGTTGTGGTCGGAGTTCCTGGCCGGCGCGCCGGCGTTCGGCGGCGGCCGCGTGCTGGAGATCGGGTGCGGTACGGGCGTCATCACTGCGCTGATCGCCGGCCTCCCCGGTGTGGGGGAGGTCGTCGGGGTCGACCCTGTTCCCTACTTCGTCGAGCGGGCACGGGCTCGTCTCCCCGATGTCCGGTTCGAGGTCGCGGATGGGCGCGGGCTGCCTTTCGGTGACGAGTCCTTCGACGGCGTGGTGTTCTCGACGACGCTGTGCCACATCCCGGGTCCGGAACGGGCCCTGGCCGAGGCGCACCGCGTGCTGCGGACCGGCGGTCATCTCCTCGTGTACGACGGCGACTACGCGACCACGACGGTCGCGACCTCGGACGTCGATCCGCTGCAGACGTGTGCGGCCACTGCGGTGCGCACCCTGGTCCACGATCCGTGGCTGGTGCGCCGGCTCCCCGCCCTGCTCCGCGAGGCGGGATTCTCGCCGGAGGAGCTCCGCAGTCACGGCCACCTGGAGCTGACGGCTCCGACGTACATGCTCAGCCTGATCGACCTGGGTGCCGACACGCTGGTGGCGAGAGGGACCCTCGCGCCCGCCTCCGGCGAGGCGTTCAAGGCGGAGGCGCGTGGACGAGTGGCCGCCGGTCGGTTCTTCGGCCACATCGCGTACGCCAGCGTGCGTGCCGAACGACGCTGA
- a CDS encoding GNAT family N-acetyltransferase → MPDVPIVELGPERCDALLRFFAELPEGDLTFIREEVHDPETVRSWAGAGGRWVSTEGEDVTGYVAVRPLPGWSDHVGEVRLVVSPHHRGSGLGRELARRALVEAVSAGLSKLVVEVVAEQGAALALFTDLGFTGEALLVDHIRDRSGQLRDLMVLAHHVRATWEGMDTVGVTEELEASNR, encoded by the coding sequence GTGCCTGACGTGCCGATCGTGGAGCTGGGACCGGAGCGCTGCGACGCGCTGCTGCGGTTCTTCGCCGAGCTGCCCGAGGGCGACCTGACCTTCATCCGGGAGGAGGTGCACGACCCGGAGACGGTCCGTTCGTGGGCCGGCGCGGGTGGTCGCTGGGTGTCGACGGAGGGAGAAGACGTCACCGGCTACGTCGCCGTCCGGCCGCTGCCCGGCTGGTCGGACCACGTCGGCGAGGTGCGGCTGGTCGTCTCCCCCCACCACCGCGGCTCCGGCCTCGGCCGGGAGCTGGCGCGGCGAGCCCTCGTCGAGGCGGTCTCCGCGGGCCTGTCCAAGCTGGTGGTGGAGGTCGTGGCCGAGCAGGGGGCCGCCCTGGCGCTGTTCACCGACCTCGGCTTCACCGGCGAGGCGCTGCTGGTCGACCACATCCGCGACCGCAGCGGGCAGCTGCGCGACCTGATGGTGCTGGCCCACCACGTGCGCGCGACCTGGGAGGGCATGGACACCGTCGGCGTGACGGAGGAACTGGAGGCGAGCAACCGCTGA
- a CDS encoding alpha/beta fold hydrolase — protein sequence MAQVPSPQTLLERVRRDVERNALRARNGIKLVAGVDRPGVGLTPRDVVWQRGRTQLWHYRNDPGKNGGVRYGPPLLIVFSLISRSYILDLTPGNSFVEQLLDAGFDVYLLDWGEPDERDAENRLEDYVDDYIPAGVERVLELSGADEVNLFGYCFGGDLTLLYAAHHPDAPLRSLTVLATPVDFRHMGPLADIFSVGRMEVDSVLDRDGNVPPSIVVQGFRALTPTAEVTRYVSLWERLWNDEYVASYQAMTGWSDDHVPFPGAAARDTVRMLVRENGMVNDRLTVGGDPVHLADIAVPFLTVRGTRDHIVPEAATAPLIDLVGSADKHELCLDAGHMGLVVGRTAARTTVPTIIDFIRRRSDELASPAEERGA from the coding sequence ATGGCGCAGGTGCCCAGCCCCCAGACGCTCCTCGAGCGCGTCCGGCGCGACGTGGAGCGCAACGCCCTCCGCGCGCGTAACGGGATCAAGCTCGTCGCCGGTGTCGACCGGCCCGGGGTGGGCCTGACCCCCAGGGACGTCGTCTGGCAGCGCGGCCGGACGCAGTTGTGGCACTACCGGAACGACCCCGGGAAGAACGGCGGCGTCCGGTACGGGCCGCCGCTGCTGATCGTGTTCAGCCTGATCAGCCGCAGCTACATCCTCGACCTCACGCCGGGCAACAGCTTCGTCGAGCAGCTGCTCGACGCCGGCTTCGACGTGTACCTGCTCGACTGGGGTGAGCCCGACGAGCGGGACGCGGAGAACCGCCTCGAGGACTACGTCGACGACTACATCCCGGCCGGCGTCGAGCGCGTCCTGGAGCTGTCGGGGGCCGACGAGGTGAACCTCTTCGGCTACTGCTTCGGCGGCGACCTCACGCTGCTCTACGCCGCCCACCACCCCGACGCGCCGCTGCGCAGCCTGACGGTCCTGGCCACGCCGGTCGACTTCCGGCACATGGGGCCGTTGGCCGACATCTTCTCCGTGGGCCGGATGGAGGTGGACTCCGTGCTCGACCGCGACGGCAACGTGCCGCCGTCGATCGTCGTCCAGGGCTTCCGGGCGCTGACGCCGACCGCGGAGGTGACCCGCTACGTCAGCCTGTGGGAACGGCTCTGGAACGACGAGTACGTCGCCTCCTACCAGGCCATGACCGGCTGGTCGGACGACCACGTGCCCTTCCCCGGCGCCGCGGCGCGGGACACGGTGCGGATGCTCGTGCGGGAGAACGGGATGGTGAACGACCGGCTCACCGTCGGCGGCGACCCGGTGCACCTCGCGGACATCGCCGTCCCGTTCCTCACCGTCCGGGGCACCCGCGACCACATCGTCCCGGAGGCGGCGACCGCGCCCCTGATCGACCTGGTGGGGTCGGCGGACAAGCACGAGCTGTGCCTGGACGCCGGGCACATGGGCCTGGTCGTCGGGCGCACGGCGGCCCGCACGACGGTGCCGACGATCATCGACTTCATCCGCCGGCGCAGCGACGAGCTGGCGTCGCCTGCCGAGGAACGGGGTGCCTGA